The following are encoded together in the Pseudobdellovibrionaceae bacterium genome:
- a CDS encoding histidine biosynthesis protein HisIE produces MAVKKKTTKRKVVRKKATKRKVAKKKVTKRKVAKKKVTKRKKVTKRKKVTKKKKVTKRKKKVTKRKKVAKKKKVTKKKKKVTKRKVAKKKKVTKKKKKVTKRKKVAKKKKVTKRKKVTKKRTTRKKR; encoded by the coding sequence ATGGCAGTAAAAAAGAAAACAACTAAAAGAAAAGTTGTAAGAAAAAAAGCAACTAAAAGAAAAGTTGCTAAAAAGAAAGTAACTAAAAGAAAGGTTGCTAAAAAGAAAGTAACTAAAAGAAAAAAAGTTACTAAAAGAAAAAAAGTTACTAAAAAGAAGAAAGTAACTAAAAGAAAGAAGAAAGTAACTAAAAGAAAAAAAGTTGCTAAAAAGAAGAAAGTTACTAAGAAAAAGAAGAAAGTAACTAAAAGAAAAGTTGCTAAAAAGAAGAAAGTAACTAAGAAAAAGAAGAAAGTAACTAAAAGAAAAAAAGTTGCTAAAAAGAAGAAAGTTACTAAAAGAAAAAAAGTTACTAAAAAGCGTACTACTCGTAAAAAAAGATAA
- a CDS encoding zinc-ribbon domain-containing protein: protein MNVTSFDATTVISWIAIVILSCSYWFQIWKIHIHKEVRDLSMVYHILLAVGFGVLTYTAWKEDSTIFLVKQIATTIPVLVIIGQILVHKKDHWHDDSDEFCVQCSSEIEQDWKFCPYCGHAGTSA from the coding sequence ATGAATGTAACTAGCTTTGATGCCACTACCGTTATTTCATGGATTGCAATAGTAATTCTTTCTTGTAGCTATTGGTTTCAAATATGGAAAATCCACATACATAAAGAAGTAAGAGATTTATCCATGGTGTATCACATATTACTGGCCGTGGGGTTTGGGGTACTAACTTATACTGCTTGGAAAGAAGACTCTACCATATTTTTAGTAAAGCAAATTGCAACCACTATCCCTGTACTTGTTATTATTGGACAAATTTTAGTTCACAAAAAAGATCACTGGCATGATGATAGTGATGAGTTTTGCGTTCAATGCTCTAGCGAAATTGAACAAGATTGGAAATTTTGCCCCTACTGTGGACATGCAGGTACCTCGGCTTAA
- a CDS encoding NAD-binding protein, with protein sequence MNISIIGAGQMGSGIAQVLAQKNHSVTLIDQSSKILETAVNSISTSCDRLIKKEKISLKEKENILSLITCAQDLKSAKNSDFVIEAVSENIALKLKIFKELDAICKPEAILCSNTSSISITKIAGHTNRPDKVMGMHFMNPVPIMKLVEGIKALQTSQDTFLKVKQLAESLEKVFVKSSKDMPGFIINRILMPMINEAVFVLHEGVASVEDIDLGMKLGTNQPMGPLALADFIGLDTCLAIMEVLDTGLGGGKYTPCPLLVKYVEAGWLGRKSGKGFYSY encoded by the coding sequence ATGAATATTTCTATTATTGGCGCTGGGCAAATGGGCTCGGGCATTGCTCAAGTTTTAGCACAAAAAAATCACAGCGTTACTTTAATAGACCAAAGTTCTAAAATTTTAGAGACAGCAGTAAATAGTATTTCCACTAGCTGTGACCGGTTAATTAAAAAAGAAAAAATTTCTTTAAAAGAGAAAGAAAATATTTTGTCTTTAATCACTTGTGCGCAAGATTTAAAATCAGCAAAAAATAGCGATTTTGTTATCGAAGCCGTTAGCGAAAACATTGCTTTAAAATTAAAAATTTTTAAAGAGCTAGATGCTATTTGTAAACCAGAAGCCATTTTATGCTCTAACACTTCTTCTATTTCTATTACTAAAATTGCAGGGCATACCAATAGACCAGACAAAGTTATGGGTATGCATTTTATGAACCCCGTTCCCATTATGAAGTTGGTAGAGGGCATTAAAGCCTTGCAAACCTCTCAAGACACTTTTTTAAAAGTAAAGCAACTAGCAGAAAGCTTAGAAAAAGTTTTTGTAAAATCAAGCAAAGACATGCCAGGGTTTATTATCAATCGCATTTTAATGCCAATGATTAACGAAGCCGTTTTTGTCCTTCACGAAGGGGTGGCTAGCGTGGAAGATATTGATTTAGGAATGAAATTAGGAACGAATCAACCCATGGGGCCGTTGGCTTTAGCCGATTTTATTGGGTTAGATACCTGCTTGGCGATTATGGAAGTTTTAGACACAGGTTTAGGGGGAGGAAAATATACTCCTTGTCCCTTATTAGTAAAGTATGTGGAGGCGGGTTGGTTAGGAAGAAAGTCAGGAAAAGGCTTTTATTCTTATTAA
- a CDS encoding matrixin family metalloprotease, with protein sequence MKTPLILLVCSFFLSSCLEGIFLSPEEGCNFSQYKGQRVAWNNLPINLFMDDGTNELQRKAVTEAVDAIHKQHNKIFFNIVMGVTPSLKWQKAWGNSATIEQDGKSGIYWISTTWPKQFHSKQAITRTRWRGASIIEADVIINASAYDFFLKVAKPSGVDLKSLYIHELLHVVGLKHIKEDPESVMNPVLPYGAQPQRRQLSSIDKASLDCEYK encoded by the coding sequence ATGAAAACACCTTTAATACTATTAGTATGCAGCTTCTTTTTAAGCTCTTGTTTAGAGGGAATATTTTTGTCCCCCGAAGAAGGTTGTAACTTTTCTCAATACAAAGGGCAGCGAGTGGCATGGAATAACTTGCCTATAAACTTGTTTATGGATGACGGGACTAATGAACTGCAGCGAAAGGCTGTAACCGAGGCAGTAGACGCTATTCATAAACAGCACAATAAAATATTTTTTAATATAGTAATGGGAGTTACGCCCTCTTTAAAATGGCAAAAAGCCTGGGGAAATAGTGCAACCATAGAACAAGATGGAAAGTCTGGTATTTATTGGATTAGCACTACATGGCCTAAACAATTTCATAGTAAACAAGCTATAACTCGTACTCGCTGGAGAGGGGCATCGATTATAGAGGCAGATGTTATAATTAATGCCTCGGCTTATGACTTTTTTTTAAAAGTGGCTAAACCATCGGGTGTGGATTTAAAGTCTTTATATATTCACGAGTTATTACATGTTGTGGGCTTAAAACACATAAAAGAAGACCCTGAAAGCGTGATGAACCCCGTTTTACCCTATGGCGCCCAGCCACAAAGACGCCAACTGTCTAGTATAGATAAGGCCTCTTTAGACTGTGAGTACAAATAA
- a CDS encoding amidohydrolase: MSSVVHSVVHSKEKDFSLVKYLVCSRFLSMKQGKAFIERDKVIEVAQEKIKAIYSLKEFETIKSKKDFLEKSVIYLNHHVVMPGLINTHTHLAMSLFRGLANDLSFQDWLFKNILPLEEKMVDPPFVNLGVELALLELIQNGTTTACDMYFHQSEAAKVFDKMGLRAFLGEAINDGREGWVERVESLQNIYKNNNRITVCLAPHAPYTCGDDLLEEVSGYSKLHNTPVFIHVSETEQEVAESKKKYGQTPVERLDHLGLTGKNAVFVHCVHLSEKDIQILKNTKTAVSHNPESNMKLGSGRAPLAQLLEANIAVGLGTDGAASNNNLNLWGEVDTAAKLHKLQDVENLSVSSEALLNMMTYGAAQAIGQENNLGSLEPGKFADIIALDINYPHLRPLEDLISHLVYSASGLEVDFVMCGAKVIKFKNNILNVNVSQILDQAEQMRLKIKQAHNSIN, encoded by the coding sequence ATGTCTAGCGTTGTTCATTCAGTTGTTCATTCAAAGGAAAAAGATTTTTCTTTAGTAAAGTATTTAGTCTGCTCTAGGTTTTTATCTATGAAGCAGGGTAAAGCTTTTATCGAACGAGATAAAGTTATTGAAGTGGCTCAAGAAAAAATTAAAGCCATTTATTCTTTAAAAGAATTTGAAACTATTAAAAGCAAAAAAGATTTTTTAGAAAAAAGTGTTATTTATTTAAACCACCATGTGGTAATGCCAGGCTTAATTAACACCCATACGCATTTAGCTATGTCTTTATTTAGAGGCTTAGCTAACGATCTTTCTTTTCAAGATTGGTTGTTTAAAAATATTTTACCTTTAGAAGAAAAAATGGTCGACCCTCCCTTTGTAAACCTTGGAGTAGAGTTGGCTTTGTTAGAATTAATTCAAAATGGAACAACCACCGCTTGCGATATGTACTTTCATCAAAGCGAAGCGGCAAAAGTTTTTGACAAAATGGGTTTGCGCGCTTTTTTAGGAGAAGCCATTAATGATGGAAGAGAAGGTTGGGTAGAAAGAGTGGAGAGTTTACAAAACATATATAAAAACAACAACCGCATTACTGTTTGTTTAGCTCCTCATGCACCCTACACTTGTGGTGATGATTTATTAGAAGAGGTGTCGGGTTATTCTAAGTTACATAATACGCCTGTGTTTATTCATGTGTCGGAAACCGAGCAAGAAGTTGCAGAGTCTAAAAAAAAATACGGACAGACTCCTGTGGAGAGACTAGATCACTTAGGTCTAACTGGAAAAAACGCGGTATTTGTTCACTGTGTGCATTTGTCTGAAAAAGATATTCAAATTTTAAAAAATACAAAAACAGCAGTATCGCATAACCCCGAATCAAATATGAAGTTGGGGTCGGGAAGAGCGCCATTGGCACAATTATTAGAAGCCAATATTGCTGTGGGGTTAGGTACTGACGGTGCAGCTAGTAATAATAACTTAAATCTGTGGGGAGAGGTGGACACTGCAGCTAAGTTACACAAATTGCAAGATGTAGAAAATTTAAGTGTAAGCTCAGAGGCCTTACTAAATATGATGACCTATGGCGCGGCCCAAGCCATTGGGCAAGAAAATAATTTAGGAAGTTTAGAGCCTGGTAAGTTTGCAGACATTATTGCTTTAGATATTAACTATCCTCACCTAAGACCTTTAGAAGATTTAATTAGTCACCTAGTGTATTCTGCCTCTGGCTTAGAGGTGGATTTTGTAATGTGTGGAGCAAAGGTTATTAAATTTAAAAACAATATTTTAAATGTAAATGTAAGCCAAATTTTGGACCAAGCCGAACAGATGCGGCTAAAAATTAAACAGGCCCATAATAGTATTAACTAG
- a CDS encoding purine-nucleoside phosphorylase — protein sequence MSAFLKSEYKKANINIPEVHFVLGSGYGQALNSLKQDQRFSEVWKEKLVLNFAEVPGLCATSVEGHGGAYYYFENQKTKATICIQVGRLHGYEGLDSKLVVKTVTEPAMAGTKKFILTNAAGGLTEKFSVGSVMVINDHVNLTGKNPLHGPNPTDENNVALGPRFLDLSSCYDKALTKAVKNSLKKEDLEVNEGVYLGLSGPSFETPAEVRLFASWNLQAVGMSTVWESIALNHLGATVAGVSLISNMACGLGDQKALEHNLVIEASKQSAHKILNALVNLV from the coding sequence ATGAGTGCATTTTTAAAATCAGAGTATAAAAAAGCCAATATTAATATTCCAGAAGTTCATTTTGTTTTGGGCTCAGGTTATGGGCAAGCCCTTAATAGCTTAAAGCAAGATCAGCGTTTTTCTGAGGTGTGGAAAGAAAAGCTGGTACTAAACTTTGCAGAAGTTCCTGGTTTATGTGCTACTTCTGTGGAGGGGCATGGCGGAGCTTATTATTATTTTGAAAATCAAAAAACCAAAGCGACTATTTGCATACAAGTGGGAAGGTTGCATGGCTATGAAGGTTTAGACTCTAAGCTAGTGGTTAAAACCGTTACCGAGCCAGCAATGGCAGGAACAAAAAAGTTTATTTTAACTAATGCGGCTGGCGGTTTAACAGAAAAATTTTCTGTAGGATCGGTAATGGTAATAAATGACCATGTTAATTTAACAGGAAAAAACCCTTTGCACGGCCCTAACCCAACAGATGAAAACAATGTAGCCTTAGGCCCTCGATTTTTAGATTTAAGTTCTTGTTATGACAAAGCTCTTACAAAAGCCGTAAAAAATTCTCTTAAAAAAGAAGACTTAGAGGTTAATGAAGGGGTGTATTTAGGCCTAAGCGGACCAAGTTTTGAAACTCCTGCAGAAGTGAGGCTGTTTGCCTCTTGGAATTTGCAAGCTGTGGGAATGTCTACCGTTTGGGAAAGCATAGCCCTAAATCATTTAGGGGCTACTGTGGCGGGGGTATCCTTAATTAGCAATATGGCTTGTGGTTTAGGAGACCAAAAAGCTTTAGAGCATAATTTAGTAATAGAAGCCTCTAAGCAATCGGCACATAAAATTTTAAATGCATTAGTAAACTTAGTGTAA
- a CDS encoding aconitate hydratase — protein MSIKTAIHLVESVYEQANKKITLAKKTLNRPFTYAEKILFGHMANVDEPSLRSVKRGESFVFLNPDRVAMQDATAQMAMLQFMLAKKEEAAVPVSIHCDHLIRAEEGESKDMLVTFQENKEVYDFLSASASQYNIDFWKPGAGIIHQVVLENYAFPGGLMIGTDSHTPNAGGLGMLAVGVGGADAVDVMADLDWEIKAPRLLGVKLTGKLQPWSSAKDVILKLCGLLTVKGGTNKIIEYFGDGCESISCTGKATITNMGAELGATCSVFPFDKRMATYLRTTERGDLASLAEEHATLLQADKEVQKNPEKYFDEVVEINLSELEPYIVGPHSPDKARPLSELKKEIADNQWPEKLSVALIGSCTNSSYEDLGRATHLAKQALAAGLKMKSGFFISPGSSQIKKTISRDGQLKVLEEVGAVVLSNACGPCIGQWNRKDIEPGKVNAIVSSFNRNFKSRNDGNPETLSFIAGPEMVMAMGLSGRLDFDPQRDSITKDNGEEFKFVAPQAEELPADGFVVDMQSFQKPSGKKEKVAVNAKSTRLQLLTPFFERKPVEYQNIKVLCKVKGKCTTDHISPAGPWLKFRGHLDNISDNLLIGANNVYTSAPGKGNNLLNGQESLPLPQIARFYKTNNQPWVVIGDENYGEGSSREHAAMTPRHLGAVAVIAKSFARIHETNLKKQGVLPFTFLNLEDYNKIQEKDTMCIKNIAELAEGKNMVLSITHEDDTKNEVELVHSLNTEQIKWFWAGSALNYLRK, from the coding sequence ATGTCTATAAAAACAGCAATCCACCTTGTAGAATCTGTTTATGAACAAGCCAATAAAAAAATAACTTTAGCTAAAAAAACTTTAAACCGCCCTTTTACCTATGCAGAAAAAATTCTTTTTGGACATATGGCCAATGTTGACGAGCCTTCTTTGCGCTCTGTAAAACGAGGAGAAAGTTTTGTGTTTTTAAACCCCGATCGTGTGGCCATGCAAGATGCTACGGCGCAAATGGCTATGTTGCAATTTATGTTAGCTAAAAAAGAAGAGGCCGCAGTACCTGTAAGCATTCATTGTGACCATTTAATTAGAGCAGAAGAAGGGGAGTCAAAAGATATGCTTGTGACTTTTCAAGAAAATAAAGAGGTGTATGACTTTTTATCCGCATCGGCTTCGCAATATAATATTGATTTTTGGAAACCAGGGGCGGGGATTATTCACCAAGTGGTTTTAGAAAACTACGCTTTTCCTGGTGGCTTAATGATTGGAACCGATTCGCACACTCCCAATGCGGGAGGTTTAGGTATGCTAGCCGTAGGTGTTGGGGGCGCTGATGCTGTGGATGTAATGGCAGACTTAGATTGGGAAATAAAAGCCCCTCGCTTACTAGGAGTAAAGTTAACAGGAAAACTACAACCATGGAGCTCGGCCAAAGATGTTATTTTAAAACTATGTGGCTTACTAACTGTTAAAGGTGGAACAAACAAAATTATAGAATATTTTGGAGACGGTTGCGAGTCGATTAGTTGTACGGGCAAAGCTACCATTACTAATATGGGTGCAGAGCTAGGGGCCACTTGCTCGGTTTTTCCTTTCGATAAACGAATGGCTACTTATTTACGAACCACAGAGCGGGGTGACTTGGCTAGTTTAGCAGAAGAGCATGCCACTTTATTGCAAGCCGACAAAGAGGTTCAAAAAAATCCAGAAAAATATTTTGACGAGGTGGTAGAAATTAATTTATCCGAATTGGAACCCTATATTGTGGGGCCTCATAGTCCAGATAAGGCCAGACCTTTAAGTGAATTAAAAAAAGAAATTGCCGACAACCAATGGCCAGAAAAATTATCTGTAGCCTTAATTGGTTCTTGCACCAATTCTTCTTATGAAGATTTGGGTCGAGCCACGCACTTGGCTAAACAAGCTTTGGCTGCGGGTTTAAAAATGAAGTCAGGGTTTTTTATTTCTCCAGGGTCTTCACAAATAAAAAAAACCATTTCTCGAGATGGTCAGTTAAAAGTTTTAGAAGAGGTGGGCGCTGTGGTTTTATCCAACGCTTGCGGGCCTTGCATTGGCCAGTGGAATCGAAAAGATATTGAACCAGGAAAAGTAAATGCCATTGTTAGTAGTTTTAATCGTAACTTTAAGTCGCGAAATGACGGCAATCCCGAAACGCTTTCTTTTATTGCCGGCCCCGAAATGGTAATGGCCATGGGCTTGTCTGGTCGTTTAGATTTTGACCCTCAAAGAGACAGCATTACCAAAGATAACGGAGAAGAATTTAAATTTGTTGCCCCTCAAGCCGAAGAGTTGCCTGCAGATGGTTTTGTTGTAGACATGCAATCGTTTCAAAAGCCCAGTGGAAAAAAAGAAAAGGTGGCGGTTAACGCAAAGTCGACGCGCTTGCAATTACTAACTCCATTTTTTGAAAGAAAGCCTGTGGAGTATCAAAACATTAAAGTTTTATGTAAGGTTAAGGGAAAGTGCACCACAGATCATATTAGCCCCGCAGGGCCATGGTTAAAATTTAGAGGACACTTAGATAACATTTCTGACAACTTGTTAATTGGGGCTAATAATGTGTACACCTCTGCCCCGGGGAAAGGAAATAATTTATTAAATGGACAAGAGTCTCTTCCCCTTCCACAAATTGCTAGATTTTACAAAACCAACAATCAACCTTGGGTAGTTATTGGCGATGAAAATTATGGAGAGGGAAGTAGTAGAGAACATGCAGCCATGACACCTCGTCATTTAGGAGCGGTGGCTGTTATTGCAAAAAGTTTTGCTAGAATTCATGAAACCAATTTAAAAAAACAGGGAGTGTTGCCTTTTACTTTTTTAAACCTTGAGGATTATAATAAAATTCAAGAAAAAGACACCATGTGTATTAAAAATATTGCTGAGTTAGCAGAGGGAAAAAACATGGTTTTATCCATTACTCACGAAGATGATACTAAAAACGAGGTGGAATTAGTACACTCTTTAAACACAGAACAAATTAAATGGTTTTGGGCAGGTTCGGCTTTAAACTATTTGCGTAAATAA
- a CDS encoding FAD-dependent oxidoreductase yields MSFTLKIQTLEKKYKLNLESFNFARRQLNRELLTTEEFDIVVVGGGIVGTAFVNQASHAGLKVALLEASHFGSGTSSRTSKLIHGGLRYLEQWDFKLVFESLKERSWLLKHNGHLVKKLPFVFPIYKGDRIPKWKMSLGFWLYDCLSLFKGGKHTFLNTKAILKKYPHLKAENLQGAFLYTDAQMNDVAVTRANLLSSHKQGAVLSNYSEVIKIETVASAEQTTKTNAEQPTNANAEQSTKTNASKNPSQAVNKIQVYDKLLNQNFSITAKHVLLSLGPWTDIVGKKLFSNWKPFLSLSQGSHVYIKKERLFCEEAIVINSNKDGRIIFVIPSGEYTLVGTTETPFYKDPSLAKTEEEDIQYLLSEVNAFFPNKNLQKKDCVSYFSGVRPLVATTNKSNGVKSREHWIGLVAQHVSMVVGGKFTTHRKMSKDIINHIYKANKSIKKTSQKKLDTLPNLESPKDVISAAADAIEKGMCFYLSDFFQYHTTLDMRQKLTTKVLCKVEALFAHKYFWTSEELEKQKQSLAKYFKDCGIKLH; encoded by the coding sequence ATGTCCTTTACTTTAAAAATACAAACCTTAGAAAAAAAATATAAGCTAAATTTGGAAAGCTTTAATTTTGCCCGCCGACAGCTAAATAGAGAGCTATTGACCACAGAAGAGTTTGATATTGTGGTGGTTGGGGGAGGGATTGTTGGCACAGCCTTTGTTAATCAGGCCAGCCACGCAGGTTTAAAGGTGGCCCTTTTAGAGGCTTCACACTTTGGGTCAGGCACCAGCTCTAGAACTAGTAAATTAATTCATGGAGGTTTGCGTTACTTAGAGCAATGGGATTTTAAGTTGGTTTTTGAATCTTTAAAAGAGCGAAGTTGGTTACTAAAGCATAATGGACATTTGGTAAAAAAGTTGCCGTTTGTTTTTCCAATATATAAAGGCGATCGAATTCCTAAGTGGAAAATGTCTTTGGGGTTTTGGTTGTATGATTGTTTGTCTTTGTTTAAGGGAGGAAAACATACTTTTTTAAATACAAAAGCAATTTTAAAAAAATACCCGCACTTAAAAGCAGAAAATCTACAAGGTGCGTTTTTATATACAGATGCACAAATGAATGATGTAGCAGTAACTCGGGCTAATTTATTAAGCTCCCATAAGCAGGGAGCCGTTTTAAGTAATTATTCTGAGGTAATAAAAATCGAAACTGTAGCCAGTGCAGAACAGACCACCAAAACTAACGCAGAACAACCCACCAACGCTAACGCAGAACAGTCCACCAAAACTAACGCGTCAAAAAACCCTTCTCAAGCAGTAAATAAAATACAAGTGTATGATAAATTGCTAAATCAAAACTTTTCCATCACGGCCAAGCATGTACTTTTAAGCCTAGGCCCTTGGACAGACATTGTAGGAAAAAAATTATTTTCTAACTGGAAGCCTTTTTTAAGTTTAAGCCAAGGCTCTCATGTGTATATAAAAAAAGAGCGGCTTTTTTGTGAAGAAGCCATAGTTATAAACTCCAACAAAGACGGGCGCATTATTTTTGTAATTCCCAGCGGAGAATATACTTTAGTGGGAACAACAGAGACGCCTTTTTACAAAGACCCTAGTTTGGCAAAAACAGAAGAAGAAGATATTCAATATTTGTTAAGCGAAGTTAATGCCTTTTTTCCTAATAAAAATTTACAAAAAAAAGATTGCGTGTCTTATTTTTCGGGAGTTCGCCCCCTGGTTGCAACTACCAATAAATCCAATGGAGTTAAAAGTCGAGAACATTGGATTGGTTTAGTTGCACAGCATGTAAGCATGGTTGTTGGAGGCAAGTTTACCACTCATAGAAAAATGTCAAAAGACATTATAAATCATATTTACAAAGCCAATAAAAGCATAAAAAAAACCTCTCAAAAAAAGCTAGACACTTTACCTAATCTTGAGTCACCCAAGGATGTAATTAGTGCAGCCGCGGATGCTATAGAAAAAGGAATGTGTTTTTATCTGTCCGATTTTTTTCAATACCACACGACCTTAGATATGCGACAAAAATTAACAACAAAGGTGTTGTGCAAAGTGGAAGCCTTGTTTGCTCATAAATACTTTTGGACTAGCGAAGAATTAGAAAAACAAAAACAGTCTTTAGCAAAATACTTTAAAGACTGTGGAATAAAATTACATTAA
- a CDS encoding haloacid dehalogenase-like hydrolase gives MPQFNLSDIKKKIDTALTKAQDPVAVFDADGTVWSVDVGFGFFHYQVQQNLLPTLTEGAKAKHQEEYENLETRHKALLWLAQLNKGVPLATLQQWVKDYVASIAPIPFIPEQVELINYLQEKKVKVFIVTASVKWVVEVAAALLNIPPEQCIGVKTEVHDGIITDIQSGEITWGDQKLVELLKHTNGVKPLLASGNSMGDLALLENASAVSLAISKATLEDTTEENLESEAKLLSIAKAKGWFWLG, from the coding sequence ATGCCTCAATTTAATTTATCAGATATTAAAAAAAAAATAGACACTGCCTTAACCAAAGCACAAGACCCTGTTGCCGTTTTTGATGCCGACGGAACGGTTTGGTCTGTTGATGTGGGCTTTGGCTTTTTTCACTACCAAGTTCAGCAAAATTTACTACCCACTTTAACCGAAGGTGCTAAAGCAAAGCATCAAGAGGAATATGAAAACTTAGAAACCCGCCACAAAGCGCTTTTGTGGCTAGCCCAACTTAATAAAGGCGTTCCTCTTGCAACGCTACAACAATGGGTTAAAGACTATGTGGCAAGCATTGCACCCATACCCTTTATTCCCGAACAAGTAGAATTAATTAATTATTTACAAGAAAAAAAAGTAAAAGTTTTTATAGTTACCGCTTCTGTAAAATGGGTTGTGGAGGTGGCTGCTGCACTTTTAAATATTCCGCCCGAACAATGCATTGGAGTAAAAACAGAAGTTCATGACGGAATTATTACCGACATTCAATCTGGAGAAATCACTTGGGGAGATCAAAAGTTAGTGGAGTTATTAAAACACACTAACGGAGTTAAACCTTTGTTGGCTTCGGGAAATAGCATGGGCGATTTGGCTTTACTAGAAAATGCTAGCGCCGTTTCTTTGGCGATTTCGAAAGCGACTTTGGAGGATACTACTGAAGAAAATCTTGAATCGGAAGCAAAATTGCTTTCTATTGCAAAGGCTAAGGGGTGGTTTTGGTTGGGGTGA
- a CDS encoding alpha/beta fold hydrolase translates to MVLVRGKDIYYQVYESSANFSNSESSANSFADKTKNLVLLHGFMGSTLDWNPLVNFLLAQLSGPLKIISILLPGHTQEVSNSLKNNISTGDFSKIQNLVNSSNNSLSKLAQQVLEIQKKEEALDCHYLGYSMGGRLATELANLNPRTETLILESSFTHWENKEAQNLKKKEDCFLLKPLLSLTDNFKKEEKIGSESKDDLLHKNFKSFLLNWYNLNLFKGLDQNKNFSLLLKTRMQQNVKHLHEALQAYSSSTVNSYLDVLKKLHCPVFYIYGDTDTKYKAIGLNLKKIISSVNLQEIKNASHNTHFQQALHFNQTLLNILKLNS, encoded by the coding sequence GTGGTTTTGGTGCGAGGTAAAGATATTTACTACCAAGTCTATGAAAGCTCTGCTAATTTTTCTAACTCTGAAAGCTCTGCTAACTCTTTTGCAGATAAAACAAAAAATTTAGTTTTACTACACGGGTTTATGGGCTCAACCTTAGACTGGAACCCTTTAGTTAACTTTTTACTAGCACAATTGTCAGGGCCTTTAAAAATTATTTCTATTTTACTTCCGGGGCATACTCAAGAAGTGTCTAATTCTTTAAAAAATAATATTTCCACAGGCGATTTTAGCAAAATTCAAAACCTCGTTAATAGCTCTAATAACTCCTTGTCCAAATTAGCCCAGCAAGTTTTAGAAATTCAAAAAAAAGAAGAGGCTTTAGATTGTCACTACCTAGGTTATTCTATGGGAGGACGATTGGCCACGGAACTTGCAAACTTAAACCCTCGTACAGAAACTTTAATTTTAGAATCTAGCTTTACGCATTGGGAAAACAAAGAGGCGCAAAACTTAAAAAAGAAGGAAGACTGCTTTTTGCTAAAACCTTTATTAAGTTTAACAGATAACTTTAAAAAAGAAGAAAAAATCGGTAGCGAAAGCAAAGACGATTTGTTGCACAAAAATTTTAAATCTTTTTTATTAAATTGGTATAATTTAAATTTATTTAAAGGCTTAGATCAAAATAAAAATTTTTCTTTATTATTAAAAACGCGCATGCAACAAAATGTTAAGCATTTGCACGAAGCCTTGCAGGCTTATAGCTCTAGCACTGTAAATTCTTATTTAGATGTTTTAAAAAAACTGCACTGCCCTGTTTTTTATATTTATGGTGACACGGACACTAAGTATAAAGCTATTGGCTTAAATTTAAAAAAAATAATTTCTTCTGTTAACTTGCAAGAAATTAAGAATGCTAGCCATAATACTCACTTTCAACAAGCTTTGCATTTTAACCAAACGCTATTAAATATATTAAAGTTGAATTCTTAA